The genomic stretch TCTGTCGGCTGCTGATGGACATGTAGTGGCTATTGAAGAGGTGGATGAATCAGAATATTTTCATGACAGGCGCATACAGATTTCTGTATTTATGAGTCCATTGAATGTGCATCTCAATCGTTATCCCGTATCCGGGCAGGTTATATACAGTGCTTATCATCCCGGTAAATACCTGGTTGCTTGGCATCCCAAATCATCTTTACTCAATGAGCGACACACCATAGTAATTCGTTCATCACATGGGGATGTGATGGTAAAACAGATTGCCGGTGCCATGGCACGTCGCATTGTGAATTATGCACACGAAGGTAGGCAGGTGCAACAGGGTGATGAGCTGGGATTTATTAAATTCGGATCCCGTGTTGATGTACTGCTTCCTCCGCATGTGCGCATCCACGTGAAACTTCAGCAACCCGTTAAGACTGGTGTTACTCGGTTGGCAAGCTGGAATTAAATTTTTCCCAAATTTTTCATTCAGAGTATTTGCTTTAGTTCTTGCAGATGTTTAATGGTATAGGTCGCTGTTGATGTTTCCAGATGTCCGGGAGGATTAAAATAAACTTGATCCATACCGGCTTGGCGGGCGCCTTCAATATCCACTTCCATATCGTCACCAATCATCAGGCTTTCGTTGGGATCTGCCTGTGTATGCTTAAGTGCGTATAGGAAAAATTGCAGGTCAGGTTTCAGGCAACCAGCTTCAGCAGAAGTAATCACATGGTCAAAATACCTATCAATTCCCGCGCTTTGCAATTTTAATTCCTGAATTTCCGGAAAACCATTCGTGAGAATATGCAGATGATAATCTTTGCTCTTCAGATAATCCAAAATTTCTTTTGAACCAGGCATTAATTGTGACTGACGAGGCAAGATTTTCAGAAAATTCTCACCCATTTGGATAGCCAGTGATTCATCGGGATAATTGATCTCCTGCAAAGCCAGCCACATACGTTTCCATTGCAACTCATCCCTGCTGATCTGATGATGGCGATATGCCTCCCATAGCCGTTCATTATGATATGCATAACCCTGATAGAATTTGTCGAAGCCTATACCTGTCTTCTTTTCCAGCATATATTCCGCGTATAGTTGTGCCAAAGTTTGTTTTGCATTATGGGCAAAATCCCACAGGGTATGGTCCAGATCAAAGAAGATATGCTGATATTTCATGATGATGGTTTGATCTTGCAAAATTGATGAAACGAAGATGAATGAACAACAAATGTTGAAATCAATTTTTGGGTGAAAGAAGATTGGTCTGATTGAAAGAAAAAGTTGAATTTAAGAAACTTCCTTTTATATTTATCCTGTATTAATTTGATTTACTTATGCCTTTGCTGATTACAATTTTTGGTATATTCCTGCTGATTCTGCTTATTGCCTGGGTGAAGGCCGATACATTTTTATCTTTTTTGCTGGTAAGTGTAATGGTAGGATGGTGGAGTGGGATGGGAACAGATGCAATAGTGCATGCTGTTGAGATCGGCATTGGGAATACCTTGGGGTCGCTGGTTATTATTCTGGGACTGGGAGCCATGCTGGGCCGTCTAGTGGCTGATAGCGGTGCTGCCAGGCAGATAACGGATCAACTCATTAGTTGGTTTGGTTTACGGAATATCCGGTGGGGACTGGCACTGGCCGGGCTTATCATAGGTATTCCCATGTTTTATACGGCAGGTTTTGTAGTGGTGGTACCTTTTATTTTTGCCATTGCGCATCGTGTTCGTCTGCCTTTGTTATATATAGCTATTCCCATGCTATCTGCCTTATCGGTTGCGCATGGCTTTTTACCGCCCCATCCATCTCCTACGGCTATAGCTGTGGAGCTGCATGCCAATATCGGGAAAACATTGTTGTATGGAATTGTGATTGCAGTTCCGGTTATTGCACTGGCAGGGCCCGTATTTGCAACACGACTCAAAAAATACAACCCTGTGATTGAAGCACACATGTTTACATCACCTGCAGTACCA from Thermoflavifilum aggregans encodes the following:
- a CDS encoding phosphatidylserine decarboxylase family protein, with the protein product MHIHREGYRIIAISAIVLLILDWLVYHFLHRHFPSVWGLWLVVSIVLFILIVAFFRVPHRKKMNDEDAILSAADGHVVAIEEVDESEYFHDRRIQISVFMSPLNVHLNRYPVSGQVIYSAYHPGKYLVAWHPKSSLLNERHTIVIRSSHGDVMVKQIAGAMARRIVNYAHEGRQVQQGDELGFIKFGSRVDVLLPPHVRIHVKLQQPVKTGVTRLASWN
- a CDS encoding YjjG family noncanonical pyrimidine nucleotidase; protein product: MKYQHIFFDLDHTLWDFAHNAKQTLAQLYAEYMLEKKTGIGFDKFYQGYAYHNERLWEAYRHHQISRDELQWKRMWLALQEINYPDESLAIQMGENFLKILPRQSQLMPGSKEILDYLKSKDYHLHILTNGFPEIQELKLQSAGIDRYFDHVITSAEAGCLKPDLQFFLYALKHTQADPNESLMIGDDMEVDIEGARQAGMDQVYFNPPGHLETSTATYTIKHLQELKQIL